The following are encoded together in the Humulus lupulus chromosome 5, drHumLupu1.1, whole genome shotgun sequence genome:
- the LOC133834182 gene encoding cytochrome P450 89A2-like produces MDFSGGGWWWLSLILIPFFLLKFISKRSPTLPPGPFTIPIIGTILSLRKSFFDLEPILRNLHAKYGPVVALRIGSRPSVFIADRHLAHQALVHNGAVFADRPPALPTTKIFNSNQHSVSSARYGPTWRLLRRNITSEILHPSRVKSYSRARKWVLDILLKRLEADAHSAADGVRVMDHFQYAMFCLLVLMCFGDKLDESKIKEIETIQRRILLGFSRFNILNFLPGLTKIVFRKRWQELFQLRYDQLEVLVPLINSREKVEEAKIATNDDDDFVLCYVDTLLGLELPEEKRKLDTGEMVTLCSEFLNAGTDTTSTALQWIMASLVKHPQIQEKLYEEIKGVMGDDGTRRGKEIEEEDLQRMPYLKAVILEGLRRHPPGHFVLPHAVSEDVVVGGHVVPKKGSVNFMVAEMGWDPKVWEDPMAFKPERFLVGDDSKVEFDITGNREIKMMPFGVGRRICPGYGLAMLHLEYFVANLVWKFEWNKVDEVDLSEVQEFTTVMKHPLHARLTTRH; encoded by the coding sequence ATGGATTTCAGTGGCGGCGGTTGGTGGTGGCTCAGCCTTATCCTCATCCCCTTCTTCCTCCTCaaattcatttccaaaagaagccCAACCCTCCCTCCGGGACCCTTCACCATTCCCATCATCGGCACCATCTTATCCCTCCGCAAATCATTCTTCGACCTCGAGCCCATCCTCCGCAACCTCCACGCCAAGTACGGCCCCGTCGTCGCTCTCCGCATCGGCTCCCGCCCCTCCGTCTTCATCGCTGACCGTCACCTCGCCCACCAAGCCCTCGTCCACAACGGTGCCGTATTCGCCGACCGCCCTCCCGCTCTCCCCACCACTAAAATCTTCAACAGCAACCAGCATAGCGTCAGCTCTGCCAGGTACGGTCCCACCTGGCGCCTCCTCCGCCGCAACATCACTTCCGAGATCCTCCACCCTTCGCGGGTCAAGTCCTATTCCCGCGCTCGCAAATGGGTTCTCGATATTCTCCTCAAACGCCTGGAAGCCGATGCTCACAGCGCCGCCGATGGTGTCCGCGTAATGGATCACTTCCAGTACGCCATGTTTTGCCTCTTGGTCTTGATGTGCTTCGGTGACAAGCTTGACGAGTCGAAGATCAAAGAAATCGAGACCATCCAACGTCGCATTTTGCTGGGTTTCTCACGCTTTAACATACTCAATTTCTTACCCGGTTTGACCAAAATTGTTTTCAGAAAGCGGTGGCAGGAGTTGTTTCAGCTCCGCTATGACCAACTCGAGGTTCTGGTCCCCCTCATCAATTCCCGGGAGAAGGTCGAGGAAGCCAAGATTGCCaccaatgatgatgatgatttcgTGCTTTGCTATGTGGATACTTTACTGGGTCTGGAGCTGCCAGAGGAGAAGAGGAAGCTTGATACAGGGGAAATGGTTACCTTGTGCTCCGAGTTTCTGAACGCTGGCACTGACACCACCTCCACGGCGCTGCAGTGGATCATGGCCAGTTTAGTGAAACATCCCCAGATTCAAGAGAAGCTGTACGAGGAGATAAAAGGGGTGATGGGGGATGATGGTACAAGAAGAGGGAAGGAGATTGAAGAGGAAGATTTGCAGAGAATGCCGTATTTGAAAGCTGTGATATTGGAAGGGCTGAGGCGACACCCGCCGGGGCACTTTGTGTTGCCTCACGCAGTGAGTGAGGATGTTGTGGTGGGTGGACATGTGGTGCCGAAGAAGGGAAGCGTTAACTTCATGGTGGCGGAGATGGGATGGGACCCCAAGGTGTGGGAGGACCCCATGGCGTTCAAGCCAGAGAGGTTTCTGGTTGGTGATGATAGTAAGGTTGAGTTTGATATAACTGGGAATAGGGAGATAAAGATGATGCCTTTTGGGGTGGGGAGGAGGATATGCCCTGGCTATGGTCTGGCCATGCTTCATTTGGAGTATTTTGTGGCCAATTTGGTTTGGAAGTTTGAGTGGAATAAGGTTGATGAAGTTGACTTGTCTGAGGTACAGGAGTTCACCACCGTCATGAAGCATCCTTTGCATGCGCGCTTGACTACAAGGCACTAG